TCCTCCGGTATATTTCAAAGGCCATTTCTACGGATTTAATGGACGAATTTTCACGTGTGTGGATGCGTCGAATGGACAAACAAAGTGGAGGACCCGCGCCGTTGGCGATGGTTTTACACTACTTGTCAATGGATACCTGGTTGTTCAAACGAAGACCGGCATTTTGCATGTTGGTTTTGCCAAACCGGAAGGCTGGATCGAAACAAATCAGGTGAAGCTCTTCGACAATATTTCCTGGACCTCTCCTAGTTATGCCGACAACGCAATTTTTTCGCGGAGTCACGGCGAAATTGCGCGCATCGAACTCAGCTCAAAAGCCGCTCCCGTAACCGGCAAAAAGATGACGGTCGATTTTCCCGCCGATTCGCGATTTGCTGCGTTCTTGAATGATCTGGAAAAAGCAACGGATAAGAAAGAACAGGTGGATCAATTCTTCGCTTCACAAAAAGAGATCCCCTTGATCGAATCTTCGAACCGTATAACATTTCTGTACCGGGGCGAAGCTGAGGACGTTGCCATTACAGGCGACCTGCTGGGACAACAGCAAGAAGAGCCGATGAAAAGGTTGCCCGGAACCGATCTCTTCTACTACACGACTACATTAGAGCCAGACGCACGGATCAATTACCGTTACGTTCGCAATTACGAAGAAACAATTGCGGATCCTCACAATCCAAGAGCCACGACTGACCGCAGAGGGAATCCCATGTCCTGGATCGGCATGCCTCAATGGAAGGAACCGGATCATCTGAAAGAACCTGCGCCGGAAAAGAAAGGAAAATTCGAATCGCACGAGCTTAAGAGTGAGAAAATAGAGGGCGCATCGATGAAATTCGATGTGTATCTTCCCGCAGGTTATGATGCGTCAAAGAATTCCTATCCTGTTATTTACGCTCTTGACGGCCAGTTCGCGCGAAAACAGGGACTCATCCAGAACACGCTGGACAACTTGATCGGATCTTCGGTTAAACCTGTGATCGTCGTTTTGGTTACGGAATTGAAGATGCCCGAAGGAACTCGCTCGACCGTTCTGGAGCAAACGGATCAGCGAACGAAATTCATTGCGGTGGAGCTGATACCCTTTGTAGATGGACGTTATCGAACTCAAAAAGACGCGAAACATCGCGCGCTCTATGGAACGCTGGACACCGGCGCAGACGCCTTTTACATTGGAACACATTACCCCCAGCTCGTCAGCTCCATTGCGACTCAATCCATGTGGGTGCTCGATGTGGAAAAAGTATTAAAGGAAAAGATGGCCGGCAAGAAGAATCCATTGCGAATCTATATGGACTGGGGATCCTATGACGCCCGTTCTTACGTAGGCGGTTGGGATCTGGGAAAAGCCAATAAAGCGTTCTTTGCTTACCTGAAAGAGAACGGTTACTCTCCTGCTGGCGGAGAAACGCATGAAGGATATGGCTGGGGCAGCTGGCGAAACCGCACCGATCGATGGCTCGTGTATTTGTTTCCAATGGAGAAGTAGCAAGGCAGGCCAGCGGGTCCTAGAAGGAGCGTGGGCATCTTGCCCGCAAATGCTTGTCGAACGAACAGATTTTTGCGGACTGGAAGTCCGCGCTCCAACTAAAACGAGACGCCTGCGCTCCGTATTGTGTTAAAATTCTCTCTCTGCTACAGAATCCTTTTGCCTGTTTTTACTTTGCTTCTCCTTCTGGG
The DNA window shown above is from bacterium and carries:
- a CDS encoding PQQ-binding-like beta-propeller repeat protein, which produces MMSPKGILCVTVLAFFQLIVCVAPSCAVEDWPGFRGPNFDGTISSQGFKPETGELIVSWRAKGGAGYSGISIADGKAVTAFTDRKSDLVVAFDSRTGKELWRHKISPLYTGHDGSHDGPIATPLLYQEKVFALSAYGNFVAIDANSGKQLWTVDINKNGGRSPFYGYTSSPVGSNGVVVLQIGGEKGKAVAGFDVQTGALKWSVGDDMVNYQSPILMKISGKERVLAVSDKKLFVIEPETGKKLFEYDHGGDDAATILVPVPLDEDRLLLRTKEDSSEMVRLISKADGTIAIEKIWAAGVFKNSYDPPVYFKGHFYGFNGRIFTCVDASNGQTKWRTRAVGDGFTLLVNGYLVVQTKTGILHVGFAKPEGWIETNQVKLFDNISWTSPSYADNAIFSRSHGEIARIELSSKAAPVTGKKMTVDFPADSRFAAFLNDLEKATDKKEQVDQFFASQKEIPLIESSNRITFLYRGEAEDVAITGDLLGQQQEEPMKRLPGTDLFYYTTTLEPDARINYRYVRNYEETIADPHNPRATTDRRGNPMSWIGMPQWKEPDHLKEPAPEKKGKFESHELKSEKIEGASMKFDVYLPAGYDASKNSYPVIYALDGQFARKQGLIQNTLDNLIGSSVKPVIVVLVTELKMPEGTRSTVLEQTDQRTKFIAVELIPFVDGRYRTQKDAKHRALYGTLDTGADAFYIGTHYPQLVSSIATQSMWVLDVEKVLKEKMAGKKNPLRIYMDWGSYDARSYVGGWDLGKANKAFFAYLKENGYSPAGGETHEGYGWGSWRNRTDRWLVYLFPMEK